From one Neorhizobium galegae genomic stretch:
- a CDS encoding response regulator produces the protein MQASSHIAVVDDHQDIRDLVGKYLGQQGYRISSADSGAALRKILERNVLDLIILDIMMPGEDGLSVCRHIRSTTDVPIIFLTAMADDTDRIIGLELGADDYVVKPFNPRELLARVRAVLRRATTLPTQQRDNIKAKVIRFDQWRLDVGRQELTDEDGVVVSLSTVEFRLLKAFLEHPGFVLTRDQLLDLTAGKAAEIFDRSIDHQVSRLRKKIEADPKNPTIIKTHWGGGYSLSTDVVLQ, from the coding sequence ATGCAGGCATCATCCCATATCGCAGTTGTCGACGACCATCAGGACATCCGGGATCTGGTCGGGAAATATCTCGGACAGCAAGGCTATCGCATCAGCTCCGCCGACAGCGGCGCCGCCTTGCGCAAGATCCTCGAGCGGAACGTCCTTGACCTCATCATTCTCGACATCATGATGCCCGGTGAAGACGGCCTCTCGGTCTGCAGACACATACGCAGCACGACGGATGTGCCCATCATATTCCTGACCGCCATGGCGGATGATACCGACCGCATCATAGGCTTGGAATTGGGAGCGGACGACTATGTCGTAAAGCCGTTTAATCCCAGGGAATTGCTCGCCCGCGTCCGCGCCGTCTTGCGGCGAGCAACCACCCTGCCAACGCAGCAGCGCGACAACATCAAGGCAAAAGTCATCAGGTTCGACCAATGGCGGCTGGATGTCGGCCGGCAAGAACTGACCGACGAAGACGGCGTTGTCGTGTCACTGAGCACCGTGGAATTCCGTCTGCTCAAAGCTTTTCTCGAACATCCCGGGTTCGTTCTCACGCGCGATCAACTCCTTGATCTGACTGCCGGCAAAGCCGCGGAGATCTTCGACCGCAGCATCGACCACCAGGTCAGCCGCTTGCGCAAGAAGATCGAAGCCGATCCCAAGAACCCGACAATCATCAAAACCCATTGGGGCGGCGGCTACAGTCTTTCCACCGATGTGGTGCTGCAATGA
- a CDS encoding aliphatic sulfonate ABC transporter substrate-binding protein, which translates to MLTRRNLVRTTAAFAAASAFSIGGKASAQSAEMTIGYIADFPNASVLAIAQDQKLWEAEGITPSVKVFTNGPIQIQAMGAGSLNFGTIGPGALWLPASGRAKVIGVNDIGFSDRVIVQGGIASIADLKARKVGVPQGTSGDMILRMALTKAGMTIGDIQVVPMDPSTVVAAFTSKQIDGAGIWYPLIDTIKPRVPDMKELASNQDFYPQTSFINTFVARNEIVQQNPDLVRKFLRVMKKAMDYRVANLDRSIQITTAFLNAPVEATEKVARSRKMLTSKELDAFTKDGTVNKWLTEFNRMFQEFGTIKEPLPPAQFYTGDLFTSA; encoded by the coding sequence ATGCTGACGAGACGAAATCTGGTGAGGACGACAGCGGCCTTCGCTGCCGCGAGCGCTTTTTCTATCGGAGGAAAGGCAAGCGCCCAATCTGCCGAAATGACCATCGGATATATTGCCGACTTTCCAAATGCCAGCGTGCTGGCGATCGCTCAGGACCAGAAACTCTGGGAGGCGGAAGGCATCACGCCGTCCGTCAAGGTCTTCACCAACGGCCCGATCCAGATCCAGGCGATGGGCGCTGGCAGCCTGAATTTTGGCACGATCGGGCCCGGCGCGCTCTGGCTGCCCGCCAGCGGTCGGGCCAAGGTGATCGGCGTCAACGATATCGGCTTCTCCGACCGCGTCATCGTCCAGGGCGGGATCGCCTCGATCGCGGATCTGAAGGCCAGGAAGGTCGGCGTCCCGCAGGGCACGTCCGGCGACATGATACTCCGGATGGCACTGACCAAGGCCGGCATGACCATCGGCGACATCCAGGTCGTGCCCATGGATCCGTCCACGGTGGTTGCCGCCTTCACTTCCAAGCAAATCGATGGCGCCGGCATCTGGTATCCGCTGATCGATACGATCAAGCCGCGCGTGCCGGATATGAAGGAGCTGGCTTCGAACCAGGATTTCTACCCGCAGACCTCGTTCATCAACACCTTCGTCGCCCGCAACGAGATCGTCCAGCAGAACCCGGATCTTGTGAGGAAATTCTTGCGTGTCATGAAGAAGGCAATGGACTATCGCGTTGCAAACCTCGATCGATCCATCCAGATCACCACCGCATTCCTCAACGCTCCGGTGGAGGCGACCGAGAAGGTGGCGCGCAGCCGCAAGATGCTGACGAGCAAGGAACTGGACGCCTTCACGAAAGACGGCACCGTGAACAAGTGGCTGACGGAATTCAACAGGATGTTCCAGGAGTTCGGCACCATCAAGGAGCCGTTGCCGCCGGCACAGTTTTACACCGGCGATCTCTTCACCAGCGCCTGA
- a CDS encoding ABC transporter ATP-binding protein, which produces MSIKISFQNVAKTFTIAGQTSFNALQGLNLDIEDGEFITVVGPSGCGKSTAMNIAAGLTGPSSGQVLVDGVPVKGPGPERGVIFQQYALFPWLTVRENVEFGLKIARYPKADRRRIADRFVDLVGLSDFADSLPKTLSGGMKQRCAIARAYAVNPKILLMDEPFGALDALTRVQLQGQLLATWSKERRTVMFITHDVDEAVYLASRVVIMAARPGRLHRIIPVDLPYPRTEEMRLSPEFTALRNEVWRSVYHPAVA; this is translated from the coding sequence ATGAGCATCAAGATTTCGTTCCAGAACGTCGCCAAGACGTTCACCATCGCCGGGCAGACATCCTTCAACGCGCTGCAGGGTCTCAACCTGGACATCGAAGACGGAGAGTTCATCACGGTGGTCGGTCCGTCCGGTTGCGGCAAGTCTACGGCCATGAACATTGCCGCAGGCCTCACAGGTCCGTCTTCAGGGCAGGTCCTGGTCGACGGCGTGCCGGTCAAGGGGCCTGGTCCCGAGCGCGGCGTGATCTTCCAGCAATATGCGCTTTTCCCCTGGCTGACGGTCCGCGAGAACGTCGAGTTCGGGTTGAAGATCGCCAGATACCCGAAGGCGGACCGCCGCAGGATCGCGGACCGCTTTGTGGACCTCGTCGGGCTCTCCGATTTTGCTGATTCGCTTCCGAAGACATTGTCCGGCGGCATGAAGCAACGATGCGCCATTGCCCGCGCCTATGCCGTCAATCCGAAGATTTTGCTGATGGACGAGCCATTCGGCGCCCTGGATGCTTTGACCCGCGTGCAGCTTCAGGGCCAGTTGCTGGCCACCTGGAGCAAGGAGCGGCGTACGGTGATGTTCATCACCCACGATGTAGACGAGGCGGTCTATCTCGCGAGCCGCGTCGTCATCATGGCCGCTAGGCCCGGCCGGCTTCACAGGATCATTCCGGTCGATTTGCCCTATCCGCGCACTGAGGAGATGCGCCTTTCGCCGGAGTTCACGGCTTTGCGCAATGAGGTGTGGCGGTCGGTCTACCACCCGGCCGTGGCCTGA
- a CDS encoding LacI family DNA-binding transcriptional regulator: MTVDLSEGAGRTVPTLASIAERVGVSVNTVSRALRAPNTVRIELRRRINAAMEELNYVPNRLAGGLSGTRSDIVGVVVTSLYYSEFANIIDSLQMALLEHDLQVMLANTRYNADQELRLVRSILSWRPAAVAIIGVDHPPKVVELLKAAGIPIVEMWDTGGDVIDTAVGFDHASVGAAQANHLIAQGYRRFAFVGSVRENDKRAQKRLSGLEAAAAEASLPDVVKHTAQRGGNPELGERLATELLQSHPEIDAIACNSDAVAFGVLRALRKLGRRVPEDIGVIAFGDNEAASCVTPSLTTVRPDRERIGKMTAEAIVSRINDVTPYTTLVEWELIARESTSRTLPPSPF, from the coding sequence ATGACAGTTGACCTTTCCGAGGGTGCGGGGCGCACCGTCCCGACCCTTGCTTCGATCGCCGAGCGTGTGGGCGTTTCGGTCAATACGGTCTCGCGCGCGCTGCGCGCTCCGAACACGGTCCGCATCGAACTACGCCGCCGGATCAATGCCGCCATGGAAGAGCTGAACTACGTGCCGAACCGGCTTGCCGGCGGACTTTCCGGGACGCGGTCGGATATTGTCGGGGTCGTCGTAACTTCGCTCTACTATTCGGAATTCGCCAACATCATCGATTCGCTGCAAATGGCTTTGCTGGAGCACGACCTGCAGGTCATGCTCGCCAACACCAGGTACAATGCCGACCAGGAGCTGCGGCTCGTCCGGTCCATCCTGAGTTGGCGCCCCGCGGCGGTTGCCATCATCGGCGTCGATCATCCTCCGAAAGTCGTCGAGCTTCTCAAGGCAGCCGGCATCCCAATCGTCGAGATGTGGGACACGGGCGGAGACGTGATCGATACCGCTGTCGGTTTCGACCACGCAAGCGTCGGGGCGGCCCAGGCCAACCATCTGATAGCTCAAGGATATCGGCGCTTCGCCTTCGTCGGCAGTGTCCGCGAAAACGATAAACGGGCCCAGAAGCGCCTGAGCGGGCTGGAAGCCGCAGCAGCCGAGGCCTCTCTTCCTGACGTCGTCAAGCACACGGCGCAGCGGGGCGGCAATCCGGAACTCGGAGAGCGGCTCGCAACCGAGCTTCTGCAAAGCCATCCGGAGATCGACGCGATCGCCTGCAACAGCGATGCGGTTGCATTCGGCGTGTTGCGCGCGCTTAGGAAACTCGGCAGGCGCGTACCCGAAGATATCGGTGTCATCGCATTCGGCGACAACGAGGCGGCGAGCTGTGTCACCCCCTCGCTGACGACAGTTCGCCCAGACCGCGAACGCATCGGCAAAATGACGGCCGAGGCGATCGTCTCGCGCATCAATGACGTCACGCCTTATACGACACTCGTGGAATGGGAGCTTATTGCCCGGGAAAGTACGTCTCGTACGCTCCCACCATCGCCGTTTTGA
- a CDS encoding ATP-binding protein, with product MLLALASSQALSFLISWDERDKALKAVSKSEFFSRTATITRLMESIPLNLRQDALVASETSYARFWLSEQAPDDADTWRGRAVEELARPLPNLPNFPPEWRVQPAAIDRPEERRRIAAKNAGEAWVTPASGLWSLSQPAKFAYIGQSDGFGLAVQLQDGLWLNSAYYKVIPNNWWTSQSLFTLSITALILSVIGVLTANRIARPLRRLAVSAEALGRGESLPPLPEEGPDDIRRTAEAFNRMQQSLHRFVEDRTRMLAAIGHDLRTPLTSLRLRAEFVGDPELQQKMLVTIDEIQVMTEATIAFAKGEATVEETKTVNLNALVESLCADLEEMGQRVEYVESRKITYRCRPDGLRRAVRNLIENAIRYGGQARVFVRQSPSATEIVVEDPGPGIPEAMREKVFSPFFRLEKSRNRETGGVGLGLSIARAIVRHHGGDIVLASNNPGLRASISLPVIERPELSQAARRPRENIAAQWTL from the coding sequence ATGCTCCTCGCGCTCGCGAGCTCCCAGGCACTGTCGTTCCTGATCTCCTGGGACGAACGCGACAAGGCGCTCAAGGCGGTATCAAAAAGCGAGTTCTTCAGCCGCACGGCGACCATTACCAGGCTCATGGAGTCGATTCCGCTCAATCTGAGGCAGGACGCCCTCGTCGCCAGCGAAACCAGCTATGCCCGGTTCTGGCTAAGCGAGCAGGCTCCAGATGACGCCGATACCTGGCGGGGACGGGCCGTCGAAGAGCTTGCACGTCCCCTGCCAAACCTCCCGAACTTTCCGCCAGAATGGCGCGTCCAGCCGGCAGCCATCGACAGGCCCGAGGAACGCAGGAGGATTGCCGCGAAAAACGCCGGCGAAGCCTGGGTCACGCCCGCCTCTGGTTTGTGGAGCCTCTCACAGCCGGCGAAGTTCGCCTATATAGGCCAGTCGGACGGGTTTGGCCTTGCGGTCCAGCTTCAAGACGGACTGTGGCTGAACTCCGCCTATTACAAAGTCATTCCCAACAACTGGTGGACCTCACAATCCCTCTTCACCTTGTCGATAACGGCCCTCATCCTCTCGGTCATCGGGGTGTTGACAGCAAACCGTATCGCAAGACCGCTTCGACGGCTTGCCGTGTCGGCGGAGGCTCTAGGCCGCGGAGAATCGCTCCCGCCCCTGCCGGAAGAAGGACCCGACGATATCCGACGGACCGCAGAGGCATTCAACCGCATGCAGCAGAGCCTTCACCGCTTCGTGGAAGACCGGACCCGGATGCTGGCAGCAATCGGCCATGACCTGCGCACTCCGCTGACATCCTTGCGTTTGCGCGCCGAGTTTGTCGGAGATCCGGAACTCCAGCAGAAGATGTTGGTCACGATCGACGAGATCCAGGTCATGACTGAGGCGACGATCGCTTTCGCAAAGGGCGAGGCGACGGTCGAGGAAACAAAAACCGTCAATCTCAATGCATTGGTGGAGAGCCTGTGTGCCGATCTGGAAGAGATGGGCCAACGGGTTGAGTATGTCGAAAGCAGGAAGATAACCTACAGGTGCCGCCCGGACGGGCTACGCCGCGCTGTCCGCAATCTCATCGAAAACGCGATCCGCTATGGCGGGCAGGCCAGAGTCTTCGTGCGCCAATCGCCATCGGCGACTGAAATCGTCGTGGAGGATCCCGGCCCCGGCATACCTGAGGCGATGCGCGAGAAGGTCTTCTCTCCCTTCTTCCGCCTGGAGAAGTCTCGCAACCGTGAAACGGGCGGTGTCGGTCTGGGCTTGTCAATTGCAAGAGCGATCGTTCGGCACCATGGCGGGGATATCGTTCTTGCCTCGAACAATCCGGGCTTGAGAGCCTCGATCTCTCTTCCCGTCATAGAGCGACCTGAACTATCGCAAGCGGCTCGACGTCCACGAGAAAACATCGCGGCCCAATGGACGCTCTAG
- a CDS encoding ABC transporter permease, with protein sequence MGMLTVNFAAVMFGVLVWATVTAQGIVGLPTPLAVATQAVIQAKSGLLWSDALASLGRVFTGFAFGIALAIPVGFLMGWYRIARGIIEPYVQFFRTIPPLAIIPLAIVTMGIDETPKIFVIFLASFLSSVVATYQGVVNVDKTLINAARVLGANDLTIFRRVIVPASLPYIMVGVRVGLGSSWATVVAAELIAAQSGLGFRMQQAQLYYDLPTIFVSLIAIGVLGLIMDRIVIAFDGVLTAWQEKL encoded by the coding sequence ATGGGCATGCTGACGGTGAATTTCGCGGCAGTCATGTTCGGTGTTCTGGTCTGGGCCACCGTAACGGCCCAAGGCATCGTCGGCCTGCCCACACCACTTGCCGTAGCGACGCAAGCGGTGATCCAGGCAAAGAGCGGTCTCCTGTGGTCCGACGCCCTGGCGAGCCTCGGACGCGTTTTTACCGGTTTTGCGTTCGGCATTGCGCTGGCAATCCCGGTCGGTTTCCTGATGGGCTGGTACCGCATCGCCCGCGGCATCATCGAACCCTATGTCCAGTTCTTTCGGACCATCCCGCCGCTTGCCATCATTCCCCTGGCGATCGTTACCATGGGTATTGACGAAACTCCCAAGATCTTCGTCATTTTCCTGGCGTCTTTCCTGTCGAGCGTTGTCGCGACATATCAAGGCGTCGTCAACGTGGACAAGACGCTGATCAATGCCGCCCGTGTGCTCGGTGCCAACGATTTGACCATCTTCCGGCGGGTCATCGTCCCGGCATCGCTGCCCTATATCATGGTCGGCGTCCGCGTCGGCCTCGGTTCGTCATGGGCGACCGTCGTTGCGGCGGAGCTGATTGCTGCGCAGTCTGGCCTCGGTTTCCGAATGCAGCAGGCGCAGCTCTATTACGATCTTCCGACAATCTTCGTCAGTCTCATCGCGATCGGCGTGCTCGGTCTCATCATGGACCGCATCGTCATCGCATTCGATGGCGTTCTGACCGCATGGCAGGAAAAGCTATGA
- a CDS encoding efflux RND transporter periplasmic adaptor subunit: MIALSTASSTFQRCCALVGKAAVLACVFSTVASADAQMPVTTVVAKRGALTERIEVVGSLAAREEIEVYPAVLGKEVRQILVEAGQHVERGQALAVLDTTEALMSLDKNAVSLLRAHAAVAVESSKIDVATVTEAEARKKLERSRSLQPKGAIADNVLEEDLNAHARAVAELRLARQSLELANADQQLIASERREIELTVQRSILRAPSSGRILSRKARVGAMTSSSAGPLFVIAEDDDIEFVAQVTETSFVRLREGMSAEITLPGRDQAVAGTVRLNAAQLDPKTRSGTVRIELADKARLVPGVFARGSISVEDRQNVLLPGTAVKSTAAGHNVYVVSDGLVDIRPVRIGSQQSGFVEIVDGIREGEEVVLKSGAFLKAQERVRPVVAATPATRADASTSNQNRLGARLQ; the protein is encoded by the coding sequence ATGATCGCATTATCAACCGCATCATCCACGTTTCAACGCTGCTGCGCGCTTGTCGGTAAAGCGGCGGTGCTCGCATGCGTGTTTTCGACAGTGGCGTCCGCAGACGCCCAAATGCCGGTAACGACGGTCGTCGCCAAGCGAGGTGCGCTGACGGAAAGGATCGAGGTGGTTGGTTCGCTCGCGGCGCGGGAAGAGATCGAGGTCTATCCCGCGGTCCTCGGCAAGGAGGTGCGGCAGATCTTGGTAGAGGCTGGGCAACATGTTGAACGCGGCCAGGCGCTCGCGGTCCTGGACACGACCGAAGCCCTGATGTCGCTGGACAAGAATGCGGTGAGCCTCCTTCGCGCGCATGCTGCCGTGGCCGTTGAGAGCAGCAAGATAGACGTGGCAACGGTCACCGAAGCCGAAGCGCGCAAGAAGCTGGAACGCAGCCGCTCGCTACAGCCAAAAGGTGCGATCGCCGACAACGTCCTCGAGGAAGACCTGAACGCTCACGCCCGAGCCGTCGCGGAGTTGCGACTGGCGCGCCAGTCGTTGGAGCTCGCCAACGCAGATCAACAGTTGATCGCCAGCGAGCGGCGGGAAATCGAACTGACTGTTCAGAGAAGCATCCTGCGGGCGCCAAGCTCGGGTCGGATCTTGAGCCGGAAAGCGCGTGTCGGCGCGATGACATCGAGTTCCGCCGGGCCTCTTTTTGTCATCGCTGAGGATGATGATATCGAGTTCGTAGCGCAGGTGACGGAGACAAGCTTCGTTCGGCTGCGCGAAGGTATGAGCGCCGAAATTACCTTGCCAGGACGCGACCAAGCCGTCGCGGGAACCGTCCGGCTGAATGCCGCGCAACTGGATCCGAAGACAAGAAGCGGGACGGTGCGGATCGAACTTGCAGACAAGGCCAGACTTGTCCCAGGCGTCTTTGCGCGCGGTAGCATCAGTGTCGAAGACCGGCAGAATGTTCTCCTCCCGGGGACGGCCGTCAAAAGCACAGCGGCTGGCCACAACGTTTACGTCGTTTCAGACGGGCTCGTGGATATACGCCCGGTCCGCATCGGATCCCAGCAAAGCGGCTTTGTGGAAATCGTCGACGGCATCCGGGAGGGTGAGGAGGTCGTCCTGAAATCGGGTGCCTTCCTGAAGGCACAGGAGCGGGTGAGGCCGGTAGTGGCCGCGACGCCGGCAACGCGCGCCGACGCATCCACATCTAACCAAAATCGGCTCGGAGCTCGACTTCAATGA
- a CDS encoding sulfatase, with protein sequence MAEKPNIILIMTDQQRYDSIAALGYPYAVTPNIDALVEKGVALTNCHITAPSCVPSRASLFTGYYPHTTGVLANGQKWQHTWVEQLRDVGYHCVNVGKMHTIPYNSDSGFHERYVVENKDRYMEGRWYFDEWDKALAANGLVKQQRELYRELEDYRDRLGCFEWELPEALHSDAFVGNMAKWWVNTYPPTEPLFLQVGFPGPHPPFDPPARYVEPYLKRNDLPLPKPTREELDSLHQELKEKRQHDVEVDHDSVVWSLDPREDQMQRLWAHYLGNVTLIDEKVGELLEALEARGYLEDAIVIFTSDHGECLGEHGLIQKWSMYDIVTRVPTVIWSTANRFEGGRTVDGLCQLFDLGPTILEYAGITPPISFEAQSLKPALEGENWKPRSHVFCEQIGDVAMAGSVEFMTGVRSDRWKLVHFKGSSDGQLFDLENDPKEVKNLWNDPGCVEQKRELLDVMRDWLIESNFKTRDVTVGMR encoded by the coding sequence ATGGCTGAAAAGCCAAACATCATTCTCATTATGACGGACCAGCAGCGCTACGACTCGATCGCCGCGCTCGGATACCCTTATGCCGTGACGCCGAATATCGACGCGCTCGTCGAGAAGGGCGTGGCGCTCACCAATTGCCACATCACCGCACCGAGCTGCGTTCCGTCTCGTGCGAGTCTGTTCACCGGTTATTATCCGCACACGACGGGTGTTCTGGCGAACGGTCAGAAATGGCAGCATACTTGGGTCGAGCAGCTCCGCGATGTAGGCTATCACTGCGTCAACGTCGGCAAGATGCACACGATTCCATACAATTCGGATTCCGGTTTCCATGAGCGCTATGTCGTGGAAAACAAGGACCGCTACATGGAAGGCCGCTGGTATTTCGACGAGTGGGACAAGGCGCTTGCGGCCAACGGCCTCGTCAAGCAGCAACGCGAGCTTTACCGCGAGCTCGAGGATTACCGTGACCGGTTGGGCTGCTTTGAATGGGAACTGCCTGAGGCGCTGCATTCCGACGCCTTCGTCGGCAATATGGCGAAGTGGTGGGTCAACACCTATCCGCCGACCGAGCCGCTGTTCCTTCAGGTCGGTTTTCCAGGCCCCCATCCGCCGTTCGATCCGCCTGCGCGCTATGTAGAGCCCTATCTCAAGCGTAACGACCTGCCGCTGCCGAAACCGACCAGGGAGGAACTGGATTCGCTTCACCAGGAGCTGAAGGAAAAACGCCAGCACGACGTCGAGGTTGATCATGACTCCGTCGTCTGGAGCCTTGATCCGAGAGAAGACCAGATGCAGCGGCTGTGGGCGCATTATCTCGGCAATGTCACGCTGATCGATGAAAAGGTCGGCGAATTGCTCGAAGCGCTCGAAGCGCGCGGCTATCTGGAGGATGCAATCGTTATCTTCACCTCCGATCATGGCGAATGCCTCGGCGAACACGGACTGATTCAAAAATGGTCGATGTACGACATAGTCACCCGCGTGCCGACCGTCATCTGGTCGACGGCGAACCGGTTCGAGGGCGGTCGCACCGTAGATGGACTCTGCCAGCTCTTCGATCTCGGCCCGACGATCCTGGAATATGCCGGCATCACGCCGCCGATATCCTTCGAAGCGCAAAGCCTGAAGCCGGCGCTGGAGGGGGAGAACTGGAAACCGCGATCCCATGTGTTCTGCGAGCAGATCGGCGATGTAGCGATGGCAGGCAGTGTCGAGTTCATGACCGGCGTCAGAAGCGACCGGTGGAAGCTCGTTCACTTCAAGGGCTCAAGCGACGGGCAGCTCTTTGACCTCGAAAACGATCCGAAGGAAGTGAAGAACCTCTGGAACGATCCAGGCTGTGTTGAGCAGAAGCGCGAGCTTTTGGATGTGATGCGCGACTGGTTGATCGAATCGAATTTCAAGACACGCGACGTCACGGTCGGGATGCGGTGA